A genomic window from Bacillus mesophilus includes:
- a CDS encoding CotY/CotZ family spore coat protein, with the protein MSCKDHDFNCVCDAVRNIADLQDAVEDNCPTSCYSNLLNPAFAPGRDTIPFILYTKKGKPFTAFGNIRPDNVSSPVIGMNAFKTPFFRVNSVDGCCATLELLESDVEPDCRKDVEDIICGTERLFRTNNCIEVDLSCFCAIQCLTPELLAPLTGQHKR; encoded by the coding sequence ATGAGTTGTAAAGATCATGATTTTAATTGTGTATGTGATGCAGTCCGTAATATCGCTGACCTTCAAGACGCTGTAGAAGATAACTGTCCTACTAGTTGCTACTCAAACCTATTAAACCCAGCATTTGCTCCAGGTAGAGACACGATTCCATTCATTCTTTATACAAAGAAAGGTAAGCCATTCACTGCATTTGGTAACATCCGTCCAGACAATGTTTCAAGCCCTGTTATTGGTATGAATGCTTTCAAAACACCTTTCTTCCGTGTAAACAGTGTAGATGGTTGTTGTGCGACGCTTGAATTACTAGAGTCAGATGTTGAGCCTGATTGCAGAAAAGATGTTGAAGACATCATCTGTGGTACTGAGCGTTTATTCAGAACGAACAACTGTATTGAAGTTGACTTAAGCTGCTTCTGTGCAATCCAATGTTTAACTCCTGAATTGTTAGCTCCACTAACTGGTCAACACAAACGCTAA